The sequence TGCCTATTTGGGGAAAACTGGGTGACACCATCGGTCGAAAAAAAGTTTATATTCTAGGCTTCGCCATTTTTATTTTTGGCTCAGTGCTAGCTGGTCTCGCCTGGAATCTTCCTTCGCTGATCGTTTTTAGAGTCATACAGGCGATTGCAGGGTCGGCGGATTATCCTACCGCGATGGCTATCATTGCGGTCACTTTCAAACAAGGCAAGGAGCGAGGTCAGGCTCTCGGTATCTGGTCCTCATCTTTTGCAGCCGCCTCCGTTTTTGGACCTTTGATAGGCGGGCCCCTCATCGACAATTTCGGTTGGCGCTCAGTTTTTTTGGTAAATTTGCCGGTAGGGTTGCTAGGTGTCTTTATGGCCCTGCGTTTTATTCACGAATCGGTGTCAGAAAAGAAGACGGTTTATTTTGATTGGTGGGGGGCGCTTAGTCTGGGTGGCATGCTTTCAGCTCTAGTGCTCGTGTTGGACAAAGGCTCTGATTGGGGCTGGACTTCTTTGGCTAGCACGGCGTGCTATTTTTTGATCATGGCTCTGCTTTGGGTCTTTATCAAAATAGAGCATCATGCAATCGAGCCAATCGTTGATTTGAAAATGTTTAAGATTCCTGCATTTCTCAATGCCCTAGTCAATAATTTTATTGTCTTCATGGGTTTGATGGGCGGACTGTTTCTCATTCCCGTCTTTGCTCAGACTTTTTTGGGATTTAATGCTACAGAATCAGGCTATCTTTTTATGCCGATGGCTGCTGCCCTCATGCTCGCTGCTCCGATCGGAGGCGCCCTAGCTGGCAAAGTCAAAGCCAAGTATGTCATTTTTGCCAGCACCATTGTCGCCTCTATCGGGCTCTATTTCTTTTCTTTCCTGGATGTAAAATCAACTGCCATTGATATTATGTTGCCACTTTCTCTCATGGCCTTTGGGCTGGGTTTTGGAATGGCTCAGCGCACCAATCTCGTTGCATCTGTGGTAGAGCCTCATGAAATAGGAGTCGCTTCGTCTATTTTGGCTCTGGTTCGAAACGTAGCCGGAGCTTTTGGAATCGCTATTTTCGGCACAATCCTGACCAACCGCATCGCGGCTAATATTTTTAATATCAACAATCTCAGCTTTCTCAACAGTCAGCTCGGAACAAATGTCCAAAAATATATTGGCTTGGTAGAATTGAAAGCTCAAATCGATGCCTATGATTATGTTTTTCTCATAGCCACCCTGATCGTGTTCCTCGGCTCCTTTGCGGTGCTATTTTTGAAAGTTAAAAATGAGAGAGCAGATGTAAAGGTAGTCGTAGAATAGAATCTCTATTTTTTATTGAGAGAGGTGCGAGTAGCTGGTCCAACATTGCCTAAAGTGTTGATACCGTGGGCGCTCTGATAAAGGATGACAGCGGCTCTGGTCAGAGATCCATAGTAGCTGGTGATGGGTCCAGAGTAGAGACCCTCAGCCGTCAATCTTTTTTGAAGCTCGGTCACGTCATTGCCTGTCGAACCAAGGTCTAAGGGCTTGTTGAAAATGAAACCGTCTCCTTTTGCAGATGAAACGGCACCATTGCCAGTGACAGTGAGGGTGAGCTGTGTGCTGGCGGTAGTGTTGTTGATATCAATGGCATTGATAGAAATATTATGGGTACCTATATCTTGGGTCTGAGGTGTCCAGGTAAAATTACTGCCGTTGAGATTGCCGTTGTCCAAAGTGTTGTTGCGAAGCGAGTCTCCGAGAGTGTATGTGGGGGAAGTCAGACCATAAGGGGTGATAGTCAATGTCACAGGCACACCTGCAGAAATATTAGAACCAGAAGTATTTTGAACACTAATACCGTTCACTGTGATAGTTTGGTATAGAGTATCAGTCCGGCCATTTGAAGCACTCACTCTGATGGAAAGATTGTGGACCCCTACATCGCTAGTCTTGGGTGTCCAGGCCACATTGCCGGCGGAGCTTATGTTGCTACTTGAAATACTGCTGCCCGCAAAGGTGTCGCTAATTAAAAATGAAGGATTGCTGAAACCTTGGGCTCCTACGCTGAAAGACAGAACATTATTTGGAAAAATATTTGTGCTGGGAGAAAGATTTTGAATGGATAGAGCGGAGA comes from Candidatus Paceibacterota bacterium and encodes:
- a CDS encoding DHA2 family efflux MFS transporter permease subunit — encoded protein: MEKTMEDKDSKMRWWILATVIIGTFLGRLDQTIVNLALPKIINDFNITVTAAGWIATAYILANAVFVPIWGKLGDTIGRKKVYILGFAIFIFGSVLAGLAWNLPSLIVFRVIQAIAGSADYPTAMAIIAVTFKQGKERGQALGIWSSSFAAASVFGPLIGGPLIDNFGWRSVFLVNLPVGLLGVFMALRFIHESVSEKKTVYFDWWGALSLGGMLSALVLVLDKGSDWGWTSLASTACYFLIMALLWVFIKIEHHAIEPIVDLKMFKIPAFLNALVNNFIVFMGLMGGLFLIPVFAQTFLGFNATESGYLFMPMAAALMLAAPIGGALAGKVKAKYVIFASTIVASIGLYFFSFLDVKSTAIDIMLPLSLMAFGLGFGMAQRTNLVASVVEPHEIGVASSILALVRNVAGAFGIAIFGTILTNRIAANIFNINNLSFLNSQLGTNVQKYIGLVELKAQIDAYDYVFLIATLIVFLGSFAVLFLKVKNERADVKVVVE
- a CDS encoding peptidoglycan-binding domain-containing protein, encoding MKKNIHFLNLFLILFLLPFLLAPALADASSLSIGTITPNANTPAGSTISFQINAPDVSNPSYILSDSLPGSTLSNSNISNTGRFSWATGATDIGTHNITFTVIDSYGFRSTLTQTLVVGPFSALSIQNLSPSTNIFPNNVLSFSVGAQGFSNPSFLISDTFAGSSISSSNISSAGNVAWTPKTSDVGVHNLSIRVSASNGRTDTLYQTITVNGISVQNTSGSNISAGVPVTLTITPYGLTSPTYTLGDSLRNNTLDNGNLNGSNFTWTPQTQDIGTHNISINAIDINNTTASTQLTLTVTGNGAVSSAKGDGFIFNKPLDLGSTGNDVTELQKRLTAEGLYSGPITSYYGSLTRAAVILYQSAHGINTLGNVGPATRTSLNKK